The DNA region GATGGAAGCGAACCGGAGGATGATTCGCAGTTTGCGGAATCGACGGCGATTGCAAGATCAGTTTTGTACCAGTCGAACTACGTCAACGGGAACGGATTCTTCCTGTTTACACCGGAAGACTTGAAGCGTAAGGATAACGGACTGTGCTCGAACAAAACGACCGCCGCCATCACCGACGGTTCGCGGAACGAGAGTTCTATTTTTGACTTCACCATGGATCCGGACGCCCCGGTGAAGGTCATCATAATTTCGATCTGGTTCTGGTGGAAGGAAATTCTGGTGATCTCGGCGACAACGGCATTTCTGCTCAACGTAATGTTGCGCTTCAAGCAGCAAAAGGAGAAGGTCGTTGTCTTTGTGGAGCGCCCGGTTGAAGTCCCGGTTCCGATGGGCATTGAGGCCACCGAAGAGGCGTTTGTTCCGTTGGCCGCCATTCGAAATTCTTCCCGCAGCCTGTCGGAATCCAACGGGGACAACTTTGTGTCCCGTTTCCAGGAAGACTTTGAGCTTGTTCAATGTCTTGGAAAGGGCGGGTTCGGTGTCGTCTTTGAGGTCAAGAACAAGCTTGACGACTGTCACTACGCCATCAAACGGGTCGTACTCCCAAACAAGCAGGAATCGAAGGATCGCGTCATGCGCGAAGTTAAAACGCTGGCCCACTGCGAACATCCGCACATTGTGCGTTACTTCCACGCCTGGACGGAGACGCCCCCGCCGGGTTGGCAGGAAGGCCAGGACAAGATCTGGATCGAGCGCAACTGCCTGTCCACGTCGATCGACATCGAGACGCCGACGGAGACTTCGCCGCCCAACTCCAAACTCATTCCGGCCAGTTCCGGTGGCTTTTCGCGGGCCACGCTGCCGGAACCGGTGAAACATTCCAGCCCGCCGTGGATGACCAAGCTGCCGGAGCCGAGCTTCTCGCTGGATCACGCCTCCGACTCCAACAGCTGCTCGTTCATCGAATTTCGAGCGGATCCGCAGAAAAACTCGTCGCCGGAGGAGAGCGAGGAAGACGATGAGGaagtcgtcgacgacgacgacgattcctCATTCCAGATTGAGTTCAAACGTGACACGCAGGACGAGTCGGAGGACATTGTTTTCAAAGAACCTTCGCAAGACCCTTCCCACCACATCGTTTCGATTCACGACACGTCCAACGGCAAAACAGACAACGGTCCCCACTTCCGGAAGAACCGCCAGCGGCGTCAGCTTTCGTTGGATCTCAACAGCACCGGAAACGTGATCCGCCCGACGCAAGCCGGCGCAGCCGGCGGCGGAGGAGACTCCATCGCGACCAGCTCCGGCATCGTAAGCAACAAGATCTATCTCTACATCCAGATGCAGCTCTGTCGCAAGCAATCGCTCAAGGAGTGGCTCTGCCTGAACGACCTGGCCGCGCGCCGTGACAAAATCGTACCGATCTTCGAGCAGATCGTGGACGCCGTCGAGTACGTCCACCTGAAAGGCCTCATCCATCGCGACCTGAAACCgagcaacatttttttctcgCTGGACGGCCGAATCCGGATCGGGGACTTTGGGCTGGTGACCGATTCGGGCGATGTGCAGTACGACATCGAGCACAACCTGCCGGCGATGACGGCCAAGGAGCGGCACACGCGCCAGGTCGGGACGCAGCTGTACATGTCGCCGGAGCAGCTGCGCAGTGCGCCGTACGACTACAAGGTGGACATTTACTCGCTCGGGTTGATCCTGTTTGAGTTGTTGGTGTGCTTCGGCACCGAAATGGAGCGCATTTGTACGATTAAGGACGTGCGGAAGGGGCGGTTTCCGGACGGGTTTGCGGGGAGTTTCGCAAATGAGGTGAGtgttttagtttatttatttttttagttttttatgctAAGTACGGACATTGAAAGGGACGCAGTCAATTTATTGATTTGTcattaatttgtaaattctaaaaaaaaatcttaaatccccaaaattcttaaaattttaaattctttaaaatctcaaattgttaaatttttaaattcttaaatacttaaattcttaaattcttatattcttaaattcttaaattcttaaattcttaaattcttaaattcttaaattcttaaattcttaaattcttaaattcttaaattcttaaattcttaaattcttaaattctttaattctttaattcttaaattcttaaattctcaacttcttaaaattcttgcaggccaaggattgatacctaagagcatgcaatggcactgaccttgttgcgtgctcttcggttgacgtccacgtaaggaacatcctggaaggagcgtaactaactacatccgtagttctgttagatcatccgaattatcttgatcagaacagtatagctctggttccttgcgagtgtcctattttcttacctccacgttggcttggttttcatgatgacctagctggtggcctgtggaaacggatcgtaaacctttgaccaccgcgggtcagagtcgagacggctaaaagaaaggggcgcaacaatgtgggaaagggaagtaatttgtgattgtagacggtattgttttgattcgcagtatgttgagtcaactgctgtggatgtacctgaaacatcccacaacggggtttctcttctttccatttcagctaccacctatcttctgtttattttgtttcactgattttctaccgcggcttctgtttactatcctctatttgatttcgattttactcatttgattctcttatttctcaatgcttttccactctattttaccaattgatgctgctgtaacaaactgtctgctttcccttaatttggcagcgatgtcaaatTGTGTTTATCATGtgtcttttctttatttatctatttgaataatttctcatcttccctgtaaattgccctcaatacaatctaagctgggtctcgtggcgcaggggtagcggcttcggctgccgatcccgatgatgctatgagacgcgggttcgattcccgccttatccactgagcttctatcggatggtgaagtaaaacgtcggtcccggtttctcctgtctcgtcagaggcgctggagcagaaatcccacgttagaggaaggccatgccccggggggcgtagtgccaatagtttcgttttttacaatctaagcttgtttgttacctttatttattaattattgttaatttctttatctacttcataaattactatctttcttttactattgattcttcaaatagtatatttctttcactgtccattgttttcaatcttaacCCTCTCCTTCAAACAAATGAGggtcgagcccttactcaatttttggaatgaccaaagaattaacacaaatattactattgtacttttgaaaaacttttataaaatgcttaggaccaaaaattgtaacaaaacaccgcgacaaaagaaatagcaacagataaacacgactcaacactaggaaagatttcaggagaaaacaaaacacagtaaataacaattagtttttgaattagaactaaaaataaaacagtttttgctttaatgaaagttgttaggcacactttaaatggttaggcgcttatacttacatcaaaccctacgtaatgtaccacccccggccgagttaaaatgcgtaaccggaaaagaaggtgtgcatgcctggcacgaacaatcaaagcgtgttctagcgtgtcgctcgtactgactcagagcaagggtgagatgtaggtgtaagggcagtgcgtgttcgtcgggaacctagtgcataagatcggtcaaggcccgttcttacactgaaaattgcgaattgcgaacttcttaaaattcttacatttttaaattcttaaatttttcaattcataaatttttaaattctcaaattctcaaattcttaaattcttaaattcttaaattcttaaattctgaaattcttaaattcttaaattcttaaattcttaaattcttaaattcttaaattcttaaattcttaaattcttaaattcttaaattcttaaattcttaaattcttaaattcttaaattcttaaattcttaaattcttaaattcttaaattcttaaattcttaaattcttaaattcttaaattcttaaattcttaaattcttaaattcataaatttaaattcttaaattcttaaattcttaaattcttaaattcttaaattcttaaattcttaaattcttaaattcttaaattcttaaattcttaaattcttaaattcttaaattcttaaattcttaaattcttaaattcttaaattttaaattcttaaattcttaaattcttaaattcttaaattcttaaattcttaaattcttaaattcttaaattcttaaattcttaaattcttaaattcttaaattcttaaattcttaaattcataaattcataaattcttaaattcttaaattcttaaattcttaaattcttaaattcttaaattcttaaattcttaaattcttaaattcttaaattcttaaattcttaaattcttaaattcttaaattcttaaattcttacatttttaaattcttaaatttttcaattcataaatttttaaattctcaaattctcaaattctcaaattctcaaattctcaaattcttaaatttttaaattcttaaattctgaaattctgaaattcttaaattcttaaattcttaaattcttaaattcttaaattcttaaattcttaaattcttaaattcttaaattcttaaattcttaaattcttaaattcttaaattcttaaattcttaaattcttaaattcttaaattcttaaattcttaaattcttaaattcttaaattcttaaattcttaaattcttaaattttaaattcttaaattcttaaattcttaaatttaaattcttaaattcttaaattcttaaattcttaaattcttaaattcttaaattcttaaattcttaaattcataaattcataaattcttaaattcttaaattcttaaattcttaaattcttaaattcttaaattcttaaattcttaaattcttaaattcttaaattcttaaattcttaaattcttacatttttaaattcttaaatttttcaattcataaatttttaaattctcaaattctcaaattctcaaattctcaaattctcaaattcttaaattattaaatctttaaattattaaattataagattattaaattattaaattcttaaatgctgcTAATTTTACCGCCATATTAGATTACAGAAAGTCAGATAACTTTGaagcatttttgaagttgagttgaaattttggctttgaaaaatcaagtacgaactgtatttaatttgttcaatctaatttcaaattttcgaattcctcttttattatttttagaataaaaaaatatatttttggctttttaattttggtttttaGTAGTATAGAatatctgaatttttttttttatttctttaatttgtatttttttattttaacattaaaaaatccagaatattttaaatttaaaattaaaaaaagattccaaaaatctaaaataaaaatgcaagaaaattatcatcctagaattttggaaattttaatttttaattttgacatttttaaaaatataaatttgttttttttttattcaaaatttctgaatttttgagttCTAAAAACTCAGGATTTTTTAAGTTCCAATGaacaaaatgttaattttttgcatTTGGGATGTTTTAAAATAGGGAAATTATCGTTTATTTgaactttaatattttttctagaatttagtttaagattctttttaaattttagtatttgcaaatttttttttttgtattttgattttttaatgtttatattttagtgttttatgTATAGTTAAGCATATCAGAATTtattatatttcatttttttaatttgtatttccaATTTAagcattcttaaaaataaaaaaaaaaatccacaattgggtcctaaaatgaagcttagattgctgatattatagtTTACAGCTATAAAGCTTAttattctgagtacaatgacccttcgtacgaccacaaagagtttaaaattgatttttaaatcaattttgaaaaattaacctcgcggtccttcttgacagaaaagctcctacttgacagctcgttccaaggggaccatagttgattcatcgaaaaaatgttgtcttgtcaaaatttatttttgcattaaaatgaaaaaaagtgatcagaaatggtttttaatggtgttttttaccgttgtacataaaatttatatagggctttagtacccaattacaaaacatattaaaaatccttcaatttctaaaatttaaattttaaaactttggatAAAATATATCCGGGatcaaaaaaacataacgatTTCCCTATGACTTTTCCTATTTCATTGaagaaacagtaaaaaaaatatacaattggGCGCCTAAATTATTggcttattaaaaataaaaaaatagttttaaaacctctgccatttttcgttacacaactggaaaacaaataaaacatggcattttataggaaatttaatatacttttcgaatctgcaataacttAGATGGGTATTTTTACAGtgggaacaatttttttttttttgacattttttatgtGGAGTTTTACAATTCCTTCCGAGTTCCGTACCAGCCTTTTTAATGGAAGACTTATGTGTAGATATCTCTCGATAATTCTTTGTTCGCGTTTTAAGTATCCTGTATTCCTGCTCGACTGGATATTTTTGCTTGCGTCTTCTTTGGGTTTGAATGAAAACAGTTGATCTTCACCCATCGTGTTGATATTTGGAGATCGTAGGAAGGTTGCTAGTGGGACGGAAGACCTTGGACGTCCTACTTGTAGACTTCATCCGTGTACTGTTATCAACTGAAGATTAATCGCTGGTGTGTAGAGGGCTGAGCTGTAGCTCAGTCGAGAatagtcgtcgactaacaagttcttaaaaaatatttaagtcgtcccaagagaaactttgcattttgcagaTTTGCCATGTTGCCGATTTGCGCTGCGcccaaaacgcattttttttgcagattaaaaaaaaatgcccaaGGTAGatccgttacctgaatccttgttgagtatacgtttgttgcctgcctcgAAGATTTCCAATCTCTCCGGTCAAATCGATCGTAGTTGAGgatgtttttttgtaattctggTGTGGTCAGTGGCATGTACTATCAGGTTGAAGATCGCGTTGGTCTGCCTCAGCGCTTTGGTAACTGCTCTTTTAGACTCCGATCAATCTAACCTCCCTTCTCATTCCAGCACCAACTCCTGCAGCTGATGCTCGCGGACCAGCCCGGCAAGCGACCCACGACCTTCGGCATCAAGGCTCGCCCACCGCTGAAGCGAAGTATTTCATCCGGCAGCGGCGGCTCATCGTTGCATCTTCCAGGGCTGCCAACGGACCAAGCCCCGCCCAACGGCAGCAGCAATCGGACCTTGTCCACGTCGTCGGACGGTTCTCCGCTTGAAAACGACGAGTGGCACTTTGAGTTGCCCCCGCGACGGAAGGACAGCCGATCGTTTACGACGACGACCAACAGCTCCAACAGCACCGGAAGCAATCAGAACAACCAGATAttcttttgaaaagtgttgattTACTAACTACTTAAGTAAAGCCTTCGTTTTTAAGCCAGTGTTGATCGGTTATGAGATGAATTTAGTATTACGAAGCGTTGTGAACGGCGAAGCTGCATGGAATTGTAATATTCACTACATCAAGCGAAATCCAATAAAGTCTGTACTATTAGTTCTAACTTAAACCACAATCTCCTGCTAGCTTTTATTCAACCCCTCACTTCTTGGCTCGCTTTCCTTCGCCCTTCTTGGGCGGCGCCTTACCCCGCAGCGCCCGCAACCGCTTCATTTCCTCCTTAAAGTCCTGGTGCTCGTCCCGGAACAGCCCGTACTCGCGCAGCTTCATCGCGAGCAGGTGCGTCTCGACGTGCCGGGGGTACCAGTTGGCCACATAGTCCCGGCACTGGATCGGCTCCTCGCTGAACATCTTGACCACCTTCATCGACTGGGCGTTCGTGGGCCGGGTCACCTCGCCAAATATCCGATTCGACAGGTGGTTCATCCGGCGGGCGTATGTCGTCGAGAGTTGCACCAGCTCCTTGTATTTGGacattttattagatttttgaaatccgGGTTGATCTCCTCGACGGAATTGTATAAGAACTCGCGTGTTATGACAGAACCCCAGACCAAAACAGGCAGCGCGTGACGATTGTGCCGACACcggtttgacagttcgaatagAACATCGCACGAACCTTTTCTTTGACAGCGCTTCGACGACGCCGGCGTTTTGTTTACGTTGTTCGTgcaggttggttggttggtgcgGCATCAAGTTTGATCAGAATCGTTGGAATTTCGCCTGAAAATGATGAAAGATTCGGACTTTGTGGACCCGAAGAATGTGGTCAAGTGCCGGGAGTTGCTGTACCGCTTGATGATCAGGTTAGTTGGGTAATTTTTGAgattaattgaataaaatcaaaaccgacaatttttCAGCCAACTCTTCTACGACGGCCATCACCAGTTGGCGGTCGAGCTGACGGGTTTGGTGCGTGCCGATCCGCCGTGTCCGCCCAGCGATCGGCTGCTGAACATTTTCCGTCAGGCGAGTCAGATCGACTCGAACAAGCCAACGAACGTCTTTGACGAGATCACTTCCGGCTTGGATCTGGAGTTTGAGATCGAAAGCTCGGCGCTGGCACCGGAACCGGCGTCGTACGAGACGGCGTACGTTACGTCGCACAAGGCGGCCTGCCGGGCGGGTTGCTTCAGCTACGATGGTCAGCTGGTTGCCACCGGGAGTGTGGACGCCAGTATCAAGATTCTGGACGTGGACCGGATGCTGGCAAAGTCGGCACCGGACGAGCAGGAGCCGGGGCGCGAGCAGCAGGGTCACCCGGTCATTCGAACGCTGTATGATCACACGGACGAGGTGGCCTACCTGGAGTTTCACCCGAAGGACCAGATCTTGGCGTCCGGCTCGCGTGACCACACCGTAAAGCTGTTTGACATTTCCAAGGCATCCGTCAAGAAGGCCCACAAAGTGCTCAGCGATTGTGTCCCCGTTCGCAGCCTTGCGTTCCACCCGACCGGTGACTACATGGCCGTCGGAACCGATCACCACGTGCTGCGCGTCTACGACGTCCACACCGGCCAGTGTTTCGTCAGTGCCATTCCCTCCCAGCAGCACACCGACTCGATCACCTGCGTGCGATATTCCGTAAACGCCAAAGTCTACGCCACCGGCAGCATGGACGGCGCCATCAAGCTCTGGGACGGCGTCAGCGGCCGCTGCATCAACACCTTCTCCCAAGCCCACGACGGATCGGAGATCTGCTCCATCGCGTTCACCCGCAACGGAAAGTACCTGCTCTCCTCCGGACAAGACTCGCTCGTCAAACTCTGGGAACTCAGCACCAGTCGCTGCCTGATCGCGTACACCGGTGCCGGAACAACCGGCAAGCAGGAACACCAAACCCAAGCCGTGTTCAACCACACCGAAGACTACGTGCTCTTCCCGGACGAGGTCACCACGTCGCTGTGCTCGTGGAACTCGCGGAACGCGTCCCGCTGCCACCTGATGTCGCTCGGACACAACGGAGCCGTACGCTTCATCGTCCACTCGCCGAACCATCCGGCCTTCCTGACCTGCTCCGACGATTACCGGGCGCGATTCTGGGTGAGAAGATCCAACTCACACTAGAGACGGCCCCGAAATTGCATGCTTAATATCACATttcattctttttattttacctttttttgatgTAGGTGAAGCTGAAATAAATCTAACCCACAGAttagtgtgagtgtgtgtaaaATGTAAAACGATAGCCAAATCTTGGAAACCCGATCGTAcgcgttattttttttgttttgctccgcTTTTGGACGGCTGGATGCGTTTTGAAGAAGCCCTCGCGAAAGTTGTCCAGAAGTGTTGCAGTTTCTCCCAGTGACAGTGCCAGTGCGGGTCGCGTTTGTCATGTTGCTGCGAAGTTATCGTTACGGGCTTGGTGAATTGCAACAGGTAATCTTAAACTGACTACTTTCCCTATTTAAATATAATATCCTCTTCACTTACCAATGAAGC from Culex quinquefasciatus strain JHB chromosome 3, VPISU_Cqui_1.0_pri_paternal, whole genome shotgun sequence includes:
- the LOC6052366 gene encoding 28S ribosomal protein S33, mitochondrial, which encodes MSKYKELVQLSTTYARRMNHLSNRIFGEVTRPTNAQSMKVVKMFSEEPIQCRDYVANWYPRHVETHLLAMKLREYGLFRDEHQDFKEEMKRLRALRGKAPPKKGEGKRAKK
- the LOC6052365 gene encoding cleavage stimulation factor subunit 1 isoform X2, translated to MMKDSDFVDPKNVVKCRELLYRLMISQLFYDGHHQLAVELTGLVRADPPCPPSDRLLNIFRQASQIDSNKPTNVFDEITSGLDLEFEIESSALAPEPASYETAYVTSHKAACRAGCFSYDGQLVATGSVDASIKILDVDRMLAKSAPDEQEPGREQQGHPVIRTLYDHTDEVAYLEFHPKDQILASGSRDHTVKLFDISKASVKKAHKVLSDCVPVRSLAFHPTGDYMAVGTDHHVLRVYDVHTGQCFVSAIPSQQHTDSITCVRYSVNAKVYATGSMDGAIKLWDGVSGRCINTFSQAHDGSEICSIAFTRNGKYLLSSGQDSLVKLWELSTSRCLIAYTGAGTTGKQEHQTQAVFNHTEDYVLFPDEVTTSLCSWNSRNASRCHLMSLGHNGAVRFIVHSPNHPAFLTCSDDYRARFWVKLK
- the LOC6052367 gene encoding eukaryotic translation initiation factor 2-alpha kinase — encoded protein: MPTFSTLIGPLLVAGTILLGAAGSTGESATSDPDRLQTAGLPNCNDDLAKGGRDVSDRLLYVTTLDGRMSALDMTNGGALRWSVETGPGSLLSSSIHRLELTNNGKWVRMIPSLSGGLYKFDGETVEPIPFSAEDLLRSSFKFSDDLVISGGKETRSYGISTRTGQLIYECTMNGCRNATQILEEDSKSGPPREGMDRVLEHDPLLDDVVVIRRQTQTVRAVESRTGNERWNFSIGHHELEMLKNEDCRQGSKEALDAAILDLELRVVIPEGVVCAVSKSTPGVVLWRHKFDHPIVSAWRAKDRNGLMSVDLFRGAEWLWNNNGQMSSSDWLKDSNGLINPSLYLGMHQKQLYIQESMALMVRQTSDVQEILLMDESKFPTIPWKPFPASRQVAGLLTDGSEPEDDSQFAESTAIARSVLYQSNYVNGNGFFLFTPEDLKRKDNGLCSNKTTAAITDGSRNESSIFDFTMDPDAPVKVIIISIWFWWKEILVISATTAFLLNVMLRFKQQKEKVVVFVERPVEVPVPMGIEATEEAFVPLAAIRNSSRSLSESNGDNFVSRFQEDFELVQCLGKGGFGVVFEVKNKLDDCHYAIKRVVLPNKQESKDRVMREVKTLAHCEHPHIVRYFHAWTETPPPGWQEGQDKIWIERNCLSTSIDIETPTETSPPNSKLIPASSGGFSRATLPEPVKHSSPPWMTKLPEPSFSLDHASDSNSCSFIEFRADPQKNSSPEESEEDDEEVVDDDDDSSFQIEFKRDTQDESEDIVFKEPSQDPSHHIVSIHDTSNGKTDNGPHFRKNRQRRQLSLDLNSTGNVIRPTQAGAAGGGGDSIATSSGIVSNKIYLYIQMQLCRKQSLKEWLCLNDLAARRDKIVPIFEQIVDAVEYVHLKGLIHRDLKPSNIFFSLDGRIRIGDFGLVTDSGDVQYDIEHNLPAMTAKERHTRQVGTQLYMSPEQLRSAPYDYKVDIYSLGLILFELLVCFGTEMERICTIKDVRKGRFPDGFAGSFANEHQLLQLMLADQPGKRPTTFGIKARPPLKRSISSGSGGSSLHLPGLPTDQAPPNGSSNRTLSTSSDGSPLENDEWHFELPPRRKDSRSFTTTTNSSNSTGSNQNNQIFF
- the LOC6052365 gene encoding cleavage stimulation factor subunit 1 isoform X1, with amino-acid sequence MMKDSDFVDPKNVVKCRELLYRLMISQLFYDGHHQLAVELTGLVRADPPCPPSDRLLNIFRQASQIDSNKPTNVFDEITSGLDLEFEIESSALAPEPASYETAYVTSHKAACRAGCFSYDGQLVATGSVDASIKILDVDRMLAKSAPDEQEPGREQQGHPVIRTLYDHTDEVAYLEFHPKDQILASGSRDHTVKLFDISKASVKKAHKVLSDCVPVRSLAFHPTGDYMAVGTDHHVLRVYDVHTGQCFVSAIPSQQHTDSITCVRYSVNAKVYATGSMDGAIKLWDGVSGRCINTFSQAHDGSEICSIAFTRNGKYLLSSGQDSLVKLWELSTSRCLIAYTGAGTTGKQEHQTQAVFNHTEDYVLFPDEVTTSLCSWNSRNASRCHLMSLGHNGAVRFIVHSPNHPAFLTCSDDYRARFWVRRSNSH